From Mugil cephalus isolate CIBA_MC_2020 chromosome 4, CIBA_Mcephalus_1.1, whole genome shotgun sequence:
AGATCAGCCCCCAGCAGCAGCGCCAGCTCCACTATGCCACCCCTGCCTTCTGTCAACCCCAGTGGCCCTCGCCCGGGCTCTTTTTCAACCACAGCATGTAAGAGCCACTCTTCACTTATTTAAGAATTTGTCCTAAGACTCCATTTACAGTTACGAGATAAAACTGTAGAGGACAGGATAGGGCACAAATGATTCTTTTGATAATTGTCAGTTTTTGCGATTAGTCGACTGATCGGATCATATGTAAATTGCAGCTTATCGTCTATGTGGCACGAAGCTGCTCTTATAAAACTGTCATTAGCTTTCAGTTTGAAGTGTATGtgcaaactaaaaaaattaattaagatGATAGTTCACTCAACGTTTAATGAACTTTGCAGCTTGTGCCAGCATTTCTGACCTCTTTAAATACGAAATTAAAATGAAGGCACGGCATCGCTGTTGTAACAATAGACCAACCACATAACCTATGTGTGCTAAGGCTAATGAAATCGTCATCCAGTGTGTGCCATAAGCCAGTGTTAATGTTTGCAGCTACACCTAAGTAGCTCATTAACTTTGGACGTTAATGTTAACAGCTAACTAGACAAACTCTTTGCCAGAAATTGAATCGGCCACGACGTGCTTCCTGTTCAGATGCTCGTCGTGCTGCCATGAAAGGCAACTTCTGCCTTGCACATTcttctcttttatatttttggtgaGATGCTCCCAAACGTTTGTGCTCTGCTGCCGGTTACCCATGATAACCGTGTATCAGTAGCCATGACACTGTTTTGCCGCAGCTTCTCAGGTGACGTCATGTCTGAACCTGCTCACCACTAGCGTGCATGTGCGTCGAGGACAGAAAGTCAGACAAGGCAGCGGGAGGTACAGAGGCAGtttagagagaaaaacaaagaagataaGACAATGATGTCGATTATTAAATCAGTCGTCGACAATTTTAACAGTCGATGTAATCGTGACTAGTCGACTAATCCTGGCAGCCCTCGTAGAGGATTTAGAAAACGTGCCCTGCTTAGATTTGATATTTCTCTTACATATTTTCCTGCTGAAAACATATTTGGAATAAGCAGGTTAAGTCAAACTGTTAAATGGAGAACATGTGGACCCTCTCAGCGGCGGCGTTTATCTTCAtttctccccttctcttctCGCCTCTCCTCCCTTAGTGACCAACGGGAATCATCATTCCCCACCCACCCTGAACGCCGTGCCATCTCCACCGCAGCGTTACAGCAACGGaccgtcctcttcctcttcctcgtcgCTGGCTAACCAGCAGCTGCCGGCCACCTGTGGGGCTCGCCAGCTGAGCAAGCTCAAACGTTTCCTGACCACGCTGCAGCAGTTTGGCAACGACATTTCTCCTGAGATTGGAGACAGCGTCCGAAGCCTAGTCCTGGCCCTCGTGGTAAATTCCTTTTATTGGCGTCAtgtagaagcttttttttttgtttgtttgtttccttttccgTGACTTTCTTAACATTCActtccttcccctctctcctaGAATTCAACAGTTACCATTGAGGAGTTTCATTCAAGGCTTCAGGAGGCCACCAACTTCCCCCTACGGCCCTTTGTTATTCCTTTTCTCAAGGTAAACATACCTTCACCCTCCACTCTTCCTATATTCACTTATTCACCGCCTTATTGCTTGAGATaacctccattttttttttgcagtagttttctttttaaatctttacTCCCTATTGTCAGCGTGTTGCCTGTGAACCATAGAATAACAAGTCATGAAAAGAAGGCCCTTGACGTTAACACAACTGTGTTATTTCGATGAACTGTATAATCAGTCGCACTTCAGCCTAAGAGTTGCAATGTAAAAATAATGCGTTACATTTAATTACAACGTTAGGCTAGAAGGCAGTCGTCCATAAATAGCCTTCCTTGTAGTTTGGATAATTGAATAGACCCGTCCTTGGATTTTCTTGTTGACTTGACGAGCAACAGATGAGTGTGCGTTAAACCAGACTCTTGAGCCCCTTTGTATCCAGGGGAGTCTGCAAGAGTATACTTTTTTAGGAGCTCCCCTCGGTAAAGCGGCCCATAAATCTCAGCTCAGTTGCACCGCTATACTTCAAGCTGTTGAGATCGTCTCTTTTTCCACGCTCTCTTTACCTCTTGCGTACCTTTGGAATCTCTCCATCTATCTGTCTGAGGAGGCTAATGGAACAATCCCCTGTTCCCCTCTTTCTAGCGATACAGAAAGGATGTGGGGGTTCCCCGCAACTTAATTCCAACTCTCGGAGAGCGCAGTCTCTTTTAAGGAAGCGTCGGGACAGAGCCTGTGACGAAGTGGAAAGGGGAAAGAGGGGTGTTTGAGTAGGAGAGAAGGAAAAGTGGGAACTCGGAAGTGTGAAACACGGCTATAAAGTGGTCCCTTCCCTTTTTTATGGTCTCCAGTGTGCCATATGGAGCCGCTGTCCCGTTAAAAGAGCGTTCAGTTGCCAAGGCGCCGCCGTTCTAGCGTCCGCCCCGGCAAAACCCCAGAGAGCCCTCTGCTCAACTGACACACGGCACATGTGTCCGCTAGCTGGGGCCTCGGGGGAAATAAGGGATGCATGGGAGACAGGAAAAAGAGAGCCGTGGGGTTTTGTTGGAGGGCAGATCGTAAAGCAGAAGCATCAGCATCTTTAGGTGAAAGTGTAACAGATGCTAGAACCTTCAACTAACTGAGATGGCTGGATTCGGTAGGGAAAGGCTCACTGAATTTGCTAGATGACGGTTTAGAGTACTACACATTAGGAGGAGGtcagtaagaaaataaaagggtatgattatttagtttgttgctcaagaagagggagcagagggagcgAGGAAGTGGTGTAATTGCAAACACACTGGAGTCTGTTCCTAATTAGGGAAATGCGGGGAACAAGCGCTATGGAAAGATTCGACGGAGACAGTCtcagataaatataaaaaacattgGAGAGAGGGGTAAGAAATGAGGGAGAAGCTGTGTACAATTTGTTTTGAGATGTCTCTAAGCCTCTGCATCATCGCGCATACCGTTGCTGTGACCAACGTATAGTGCTCGGTGCCAATGCTGTGCGAAGCAGGCTTGCGAAAAACATCAGCGGCAGTTTAGAAAACTCTGCCGTTTTTTCGCTTGAATTAGAAAAGCCGCAGCCACCATGGAGGCAGCCACAGAACAACACCCAGGCCTGGATCGAGCCTTACAGCCAGACGTCGAGGAGTCAAAAACCCTTTCTCTTCCAGCCAGGCGTTTTCCACAGGAGGCAGATCTGCTCTGTGTCTCCTAGCTCTTGCAATGTGGCGGTAGTCGGCCTAGGACAGTTCTGCTCTGTTTGCTCCAGATGTCCCCTCCTGTTTGTCGCTGACATGCTGCGTGGcgcttcccccttttttttctgtctgatcCATATGAGGCTGAATATGTGAAAGAGTCTGCTCAGAAAATgggctgaataaataaaaaaaaaaatctttcgaACGTATCTTCAAATTCGAATGAaacctgttattattatttttgccaGGCGAACCTTCCGCTGCTGCAGAGGGAGCTGCTCCACTGTGCACGGGCAGCCAAGCAGACCCCGGCTCAGTACCTGTCCCAGCATGAACACCTCTTGCTAAGCACCACCCTGGCCTCGTCTCCAGACTCCTCCGAGCTGCTGATGGAGCCTCCAGAGTCTGGGACGAAGAGACACAGCCCCAGCAGGTGAGACGAAAAAGCGCGAAAAGCCGCTGCCAGCGACACATGCCATTAGaaatacacactcacagacactaATCACCGCTTGTCTCGTCTCCCAGGCCCAAAGAGAACGGCTTCCACGAACGTCCGCCCGTGGCCATGGAGCCCGCCGCCAAACGAATCTGCACCATCAGCCCCGCCCCCCGACACAGCCCCGCTCACCCGCTGCCCCTCGCGGCCCAGCTTCACCCGACGCCTCCGCCCTTGCAGCACTACGCCCTGGACGACATCGCCGCGCCACACATCCTGCACCGCGAGCACAGCCAGCGCGTGCTGGAGATCCGCGAGCTCAAAGACAGGCCCAGACTTCCTGGTGCGTGACGCTAAACAAATATTATCCTAATTAAGACTTTCATGAAGGCTTTAACCGCATGGCGCTTTTGTTATCCCTTCCGCACCGTGGGTGATGCGgagatgcagttttttttttcttatgtttcaGCAGTTTTAGTTTACCATTTGttgattttaatgtaaaaacacagaaacttcCCAGCAGTGTGAATGCAAGTGGGCGATACACATATTTAGGAGTGAACAGGCTCGGCCGAGCGCAAACACACGGACATATCATATTCTATAAGTGATAATGGGTGgtctgcgtgtttgtgtagCCGGGCTCCGTATATCTCTGGGCTGTGTATAAACAGAGCCATACTGTCCAGGCAGGGAGGGTTGGATCTGCTCTGGTGTATATCTGCCCTGCGTTTGGGACTTGTCAGCACTCAGTGGAAACAGCAGTAGCTCACAgacgcaggcacacacacatacagttgcACACCTTGATATGTTCATGGTAGAGGTGCTGTGTTTACGAGGCCTTAGTCCCTTGTCGGACAGCCTCCCGCCCGCCTGCCGCCACTTAACTCATTGGCGCgcgtgcgcacgcacacacacacacacacttgtacacagacacaggcaTAAACACATCAGTCCACACAGCCGTCGCTTTGAACTGATGAACACTGATGAGAACCAGAAGTGGAGAAGATGTTGAGGGGAAGgcaagtgtgtgtatgtatgtgtgtgtgtgtgtgtgtgtgtgtgtgtgtgtgtgtgtgtgtgtgtgagtgtgtgagggaATCATTACTCTCCTCAGCAGGCCTAGTGTGCATGTGGCCTCTTGTTGGCTGTTTCAGTTTTAAGAGATTGTGGTTTGCATCTTTGTAGACTCtgcatgtgcgtgtttgtgttaatgcagtgtttgtgtgtgtgtatgtgtgtgtgtgtgtgtgtgtgtgtatggacaTGTATCAAGATGTTTTTGGCTCCCGCATGAGCACATAATCTCCAGTGTGCAAACTATTATCATTGGTAAATGTATAATTAGGTATTGCTTAAATCATAGCGTGACGACTGAATCGGAATGAGATAaggtgttcgtgtgtgtgtgtgtgtgtgtgtgtgtgtgtgtgcgcgtagaTACTCCAGTATCCAGAGTGTCAGGCCGGCTGGTTGTGTTTAGAAGTGGAGCCACTCCACTCAGCCTGAGTGTCTCCCTACTGGAATGCTGTGCGCTCCAGGAGGGGAGGTGCTAAGGGAGTTTtgggagtgtgtatgtgtgtgtggcgcaCAGCTGACTTCCAGATGTGTGCAGGCTCTGGGTGCTGGGAATCTGTTTTGCATCACAGGCTTCTCTTTTACTCTTTAACTCCACCTTTTGCTGTCCCGTCAGTATATCTCGaatctttttgtttcttatttatttatttgctaacTTTGCCTTTTTCTGTTAATACTTAAGTTTGGGTGTACGCAGGCGTTGCAGTGGATGTTTAGATTATCTCTCGTACATTACCAGAAACCCTGAGTTGACTTGATGCTCTAATGTGTTCATGTGACCATATATCAATGTCCCGTATAGACATACctttcactcactcactgtCACTTGCGGCTTCTCCTACATTAAGAACAATACTAATCACACTGGTCTGCGGtctgtcttgtgtgtgttttaatcagGCACTAACGGGGGCTACCGTGAGGAGCCAGTGGaccacagactgacagacagagagtgGGCTGATGAATGGAGGCATCTGGACCATGTAAGACGGGCGCCACTGCTTCTAATGTTTGTGATATAGAAAGAATGTCATTAGTTTTCAGTGTTTCGCAGCTTGAAAGACATCGTACCCCCCATCATGCTGTgatgaataaagtctgaatGAAGACATAATATGTTACACAGTATGTTGATGCctaatacattattttatatactttatatgACATACTATTATATTATGACCACGGTCTTGGTGGACTGCATGGAATTTAATTGTAGTTGATAATAAAGTGAAACCTTTATTGATCTAAAGTTAAGCTGCAAATTTGATAAGCTCAGAAAGTCCCAAACCCAACATTCATGACAGATTCCTGAAAAGAAACTCAGcgttgtgttgtcatttattgtatttctgtCTCTACATTTGTGCTATTTTGAGCCTGCCAAATTGAAACCCTTCGATGAACGGTTTTCAAATTAGAGAAGTTACTCCAGTGAATCTGGTGCTTTATTTGGCTTTAAAAGCCACACAAAGTCTTGCTCATGCAATCCAAAAGTTGGGATTTCTGTCGAGCTGTGTTAGATATTGAAAAGAGCCGTTTATGTTTTCCAGGAAGACTTTCTTCATTGGTCATGGGAGTGTGAGAATTTAGAGACttcacatgaataaaacagatgaCGTGTTACGTCTTCTACAGTGAATGAGAAGCAATAACCTTCAGACTGGAAAAGCAGAAATAGCGACCTTAATGTTTATTAGATTAATGAGTAATGGTAAAATTAATGAAAGTCGATCAGAGCACAGTTTGTAAAGCGTTGTGTGTCACCGTCTTTTCACCGTCCAGGTCTTAAACTGCATAGTGGACATGGTGGAGAAGACACGGAGGTCAGTGAGCGTGCTCAGACGATGCCAGGAGTCAGACCGCGAGGAACTCAACTACTGGAGACGGCGCTCGAGTGAGCAGGAGGACCCCCGCAAAGGAGGCTCGGGCTCGGCTCCGTTCTCCAAGACACACAGCCCCCATTCTGCAGAGTCAGGTGAGTGTCTCATTGTTAAAGTGTTTAGTGtgagtttgtctctgttttctaCCTGCTCTTTGGTTTATCTGGAGAAGGTCGCACATGATTGCGGTCGCATCATGGTTTGAGTTTTGGGTGCCGGCgtcactcattcatttctctgcCATTTTGATTGGGCGAGAGCAGAAATCTCAGAGGCAGATCGTTCAGTGTAACTGACCAGCTGACTTTCATGAAAAGCTTTTAATGAAAATGGATAAATATCTGAGATCAGCATCAGTGTTCCCTGAAAGCAAACGGAAAGCACAACCCTTGGCAAATCACCCTACGATGCTGATAGTAGATAAACTGTTTCCATTTCTGAATAATAGGATATAATGATGTGGAGATCCTGGGATTGATTTTAGGCGATGCCAGAGTCTGAACACAAACCAGGACAGACTCACGGTCTTCTGTTTATGCTCATTACGTCGCCTAGTGGCCGTTAAAAGCACTGCGCCCAAGTCACATGTCGGTGTGTTACTGACTCCTTCCACAGTTAGTCCCCCAGTCTGCTGTGTACTGGCAGTGTTCTCTCTGTGTGCCAGCCTTGCCATCCCCCTGCTGCTCCATAGTCACAGACAGGTGCCAGGACTGGCCTCCGCCATATCGGCCACAGAAGGGCTGTCCTGCCGTCCTGCAGGCTCAGAGACCCAGAGCTGGCTGACTAGCCAGAGCACCATCTGGGCCCCCAGCCGGAAAGCCAGCCTGCTTGCCTGGGCTCGGGCCGCGATAGTGGGGGTGTATGAAAGCTCGGTGGAAGAGAGGGAATGTAAATTAAGgcgagagaagacagagagagagagagagagagagagagagagagcggtgGGGAAACAGGACGTGAGAGATGAGGGAAGTGGAGGCGAGCCAGGCAGCCGCGTTGAGGAGGCAAAGCCCGGCAGTGACACAGAAAGCAATTGAGATGCAGGGAGAGAGATTTGAGGGAACAGACAGAATATTGACACAGCTTGTTGGTCTGCATTTGCCTCCAAGCCAAACACATTCCGTTCTAAAGCTGTCAGATCTCAGATCAGTCCAAGGCTCCGATAACCAACAGTCACATTGCTTGTGCGGCCTAGATCTGCGGACGTGTTTGcattaatgacaaaataaacGACTAGAATACAAAGATACTATTCCTGCCTGCATGTTATGGCACACACACTTGTTACCTTGATTGAGCCGTCAGTCAGAAGGTCAGccagtatttaaagaaaaaaaaataataatcgtTTTATATCTCTATAAGCCTTGACAGGTGCTAATCCCTTCTGTCTCTGCCTTTCCCGCAGACTCCCAGCGTGACTTCGCTCCGCGGCCAGGCTCAGCATACGTTACAGATGAGATCTGGAGGAAAGCTGGTAAGAACACCATAAAAATTAATTTGCTGTAGACACACAGGCAACCCTAATGCCTATTACTCAACCGAGAATCAAACACACGCGATTATTTTTACGCAAAAAGCAGTAGGAGTTTAAATAGCGTGAGCTAAACAATTGTCTCCCCTGATGCGCAGAAGAGGCAGTGAATGAAGTGAAGCGCCAGGCCATGGACGAGGTCCAGAAAGCGGTGGCAGAGGCAGAGCAGAAGGCGTTCGAGATGATTGCTGCCGAGAGGGCTAAGATGGAAAAGACTCTGGTCGAAGCAAAGCGGAAGGCTCAAGAGGACGCCATCTTGGTCATCAACGAACAGGAGGACTCCAGTGAGGTGAGCAGAGAGGTAGAGCCCAGATCAAATCCTCCACATTAAACTTGCAAGTGTACACAGGCGTAACTGAAGGCGCCTTggtagaagtagaagaagaaacacagaataTTAACTTCATGTCTTGGTAGATAGGACTTCTGCTGCCACCAGATGGGCAAAATATAATACGAGTTACAGTTTAAGTCATTTACATTGAGGAGGCATGTGAATCAGATGTGGCAACTCACAGTccaccttccttttctctgcagtgttgCTGGAATTGTGGCCGCAAAGCCAGCGAGACGTGCAGCGGCTGCAACGCCGCGCGCTACTGCGGGTCCTTCTGCCAGCACAAAGACTGGGAGAGGCACCACCTCATCTGCAGCCCAGGACTCCAAGCTCAACCCAAACCGGTTTCTGCCATCACTGCAAGCAGGGCTGCTGCCgtggcaacagcagcagcagcagcggcagcagcagcatctggaGTCTCTCCCGTCTCCCTGGCTGGGGTCAAATCTGCCGACGGTGCGCCCTCAGTCTCCAGTCCAGGCGGGGAGAAGGCCTCGGTCGCCTCTCGCTCCTCCACTCCCTCCACCCCCGCCTCGGCCCCCGAGACCAACGGACACTAGGGTGCGAAGGCCTCCAGTGGTTAACGCGTCACCAAATCCCTCTCAGTAACGGGGAGGGATTGAATCATCAGCACGAGGGAACTATTTGTGGGTTAAGTTAGGATAACAGATTTTTCATCATACTCtttggcagaaaaaaaggacagattATGGATGACTGTTTGAGTGATATGTCAACTGGGACTCTGGCTTTGGCAAAGAACAGAAGGACTCGTCTCAGATGCATCCATTGGATGAGCAGATCTCCCTAACAGATGGAAACGCGGTTCTCAGCGTCCAAAACCCCAAATCTTGGATCTGCGCgcggttggaaaaaaaaaaaaatgacgatTGATCTCAGTTTATCTCTGGCTGCAGGGAGAAAGCAATGAAAGGACGGcatatgagaaaaaaacaggggagattaaaaaacaatgaGGTACAAGaacccctccttcctccccccctcccactcccaccCATGAACCTCACTTTGTTGTGTATAAATTTAAGAAGGGGAGGTGGTGGTAAATGTAAACAGTGTAAAAGTACCAGCCATAAAGCATCTGTCTTTGTCTCGTAGAAACAGTCCGACAAATAGACCACgttaaaatgtgtctctaaGTATTTGCTCGCCAACTTTCTGTCTTGGTTGTcatgtgtgtgaatgcgtgtgtCGAAACAGTCGTGCAGTCAGTGAATATTGTAAAGcatatgattatttttgtcaaaGCAATATTGAAATGAAGTGTTCAGGTATTTCAAGCCGCTTCTGCATCACCAAAGTTTTCAGTCGCTAAAGAAAGGGAGTCATTGTCGTCGCCTGTAACCGTCTTTGTGAAAAAGAGATGATAATAATACGCCCACACATGCTTTTAGAATGAGTTGAAAACCGGAACTCTGGTcactattttttcattttctgatcaCCAGACCGAGGGGAAATGGTGGCAGTGATTGGATCAAGTAAGCACAGGAACATTCAgtcatgactttttttttgtctagttGCAGTTTCAATTTGGCACTTGTTCACATCACCAGCTGTGTACAGCAGGGTCCGGTGTTGCTCCAAACCTTCCGCCTCGGCAATATTTGCATCACATGACAATGGCGAGGCCCGGGAAGGGAAATCGGTTTTTACTTTAGTCAAAATCATCCGCAGGGAGAAAGGGTCACGTGGATGCCTACATTGCCAGGTTGCAGATGACAGAGCAACGACTCTGTTCCACAGAGAATCTCAGGAGCTAAACTGTATTTGTATGTACAGAtccttcttgttcttttgtCACGGTTTAGGTTGAAGTTAGTGAGGAACGTTGATTTATCTGTACTCTGCTGTTACAACTGAGACATTCTTGTTTTCGTTTGTTGCAAGAtgactttgtaaaaaaaaaaaaaaaaaaaactattaagaGAGAAtgcctttattttgtgatccACAGTTATTTTTCCCTCTACATTCTTTAAACATGTTCTTTTGTTATGAGGCATAACTTCATATGAAAAACATATCTTGACATGAAGTATGAAATAAAGAAGTAGAATTACttcaaaaatgttttgtcttctcttccgtGCTTGTCATTGAATTAGGAATAATGCCACGAGCggatatttattatttcttaagtGATCGAGCTGTAGTGGTATGTAAACAGAAGAAGCTCATCCTTCCACAATGTAATATACTTAGCCTGCTCAACTGTACTTTCTACAGTTTCTAGACGACAACAGTCATTCTCATTACTTGcagctgatgttaccacttgaacaTGAAGCATTTCTGTGCGTAAAACCTCCCACCTAGTGACCTCAAGCGACATACTCTTAGCGACTACAGGCTACTGCATCTCTCTTATCACTACTGGTGCAACAGTATAATGCAAAATACTGGGTCATGTGAGATGTGGAGCTGATTCGCTTAACATTGTGTAACCTTGTTGGGCAGTGGCTTTACCTTGGTGGATGTTAATTTATATGTAAAAGTCGTGCGCTGCAGAGGAAGACACTTGTGCATTAAAATATTCACAGGCCCACGTCTGACGCTGTATTAAAATTAATGCATTGAAAGTGGTACAACTTGCCAGACTCAATTAAAATCTCGCGGACAATAGCAACGAAAGTTAAAGTGCTTTTTTATATCATGTATTCTAAATTCTTCTCTGAAATGAATTTCCTTCAAGGTTGTTAAACCTTTGCTGAATTAATTGAAACGACAGAATAGACCTTACGGCGGCCGTGCAAGAGCTAAACTGAGGTTCTtctagaaataataataataaataataataaacactcaGCCCTCTAAATGTTGCTGCCTCTATTGTTTCTTAATGTTGTGAATCATTCATCGGCTCCCAATTAATTAATGCAGGAGGCATCTTTGAGTTCAGGTATGAAGTAATGAGGAGGCCTTTGGTGAGGGTGAATTATTCTGATGTAGGTGGGTTTTCTGTCATGTATAATGTATGATGTTTTCTACCGCTGGAGTCAGTTAATATTCTACTCCGATCGCACCGACAATCTGCTAGACAGAAAAATAGTGCTTGAGGGAGATGACATGCTTCGATGGTTACTTTAGCGATCATCTCTTTTTAAGTCAAAGATGATACTGTAAATGCAATCAAAAGCCAGCTGGAAAGTTGAAAAGTGTATTACTATACAATGCCACAAGGTGGCAGTACAAGCTCTATATTGAGAAGCGTCGCCTCTGCAAGGAAAAAAGCTCCCACATGAGAGCGAGCTGATGCAAAGTCATTCATCTCTAACTGTGGACATCACATGTCTCCAATCGGTGTAAAGAATCACGTGTTAGAAAATATATTCAAGGTCCATATGTAAAAAACTGTTGCATTTAATATTGCGACTAATCAGCAAAACGCCAGTCAAGCAGGCTAAAGTATTATTTGTATAGCTTAATTTGTAGAAATGTGGTTGCAGTTTTCTGTTGAATAACGCCCAGAGTCAGCACTGTTTCAGCACATTTAATTTGGCATCTGTAGACAGAAATACACTGCAGTCACATGCATAGGACGCACACGTGAGTACTGGGCAgggacgtgtttttttttttttttttaataaatactgaAAGCTGTGAGGTCAGGGATAGGACGATGTAGCCACAGAGCACATTAAAATGACCAAACGATAATGCACGTGTACTAGTATGTAAACTTAAATAGACTACTTTCGAAATGTGCTTAGTTGACATGGAGTCAGTGGTGAATAGGTAGCAATTACAAACACTGCTTGAAAAAATACTACTTTGCACGATACACCATTGTATGTGACACCCCTGTGGGTCACAACCAGacaccaaaattaaaaaacaaacaaacaaaaaaacaaaaaaaagcaaaaaaaaagaaagaaaaaaagaagaataataGGGAGAAACAAAATTAGACTTCTCAAAAGAGACTTCTCAGGCTCCTCCAGCTTTTATTTACAGCCTGTCAGATGTGTCCAATTAACACAATCGTGGCCATGAGTCACCCACAGACACTTGTACTGGCACCTCAAGGCCAGTGGAGGTGTGGAGGGCAGCAACAACTGAAAATATTAGGCACATGGATAGAAGTAAATATTTCTGGTAAAATGTTCATAAAGTGAAGCAGACTATTAAGTATCTGTAAATATCCCCTTGTGCTCCAATACTAATGTGAATGTGCACATGGACTTTCTCTTGCTGTAGCTGTAGGTGGCGTTACTAGTGCTACTTCCTATTAATCTATTTTATACACCGTTGGGTAGTTGCTGTCATGACAACTGGACTAAGAGGAGAAGGTAGGTGAGAGGATGTTGGCCAAATGGTCAAACATCCTGAGCAACTCTAAGTCCTTTAGTCAAAAACTGCGACACCCACAACATCTTAGGTTCTTTGTCCCTACAGAAGTTAGACTCTTCGACATTAGCTTAGCAAAACTGCCGATCTTCCTCCATCTaaagcagtgtttctcaattccagtcctcgggacccactgccgtgcatgtttttgatgtttctctcctccaacacacctgattcaaat
This genomic window contains:
- the cbfa2t2 gene encoding protein CBFA2T2 isoform X1, with the translated sequence MPSALTYSREKKSPAMPGSPVDAKTHSRSAPSSSASSTMPPLPSVNPSGPRPGSFSTTALTNGNHHSPPTLNAVPSPPQRYSNGPSSSSSSSLANQQLPATCGARQLSKLKRFLTTLQQFGNDISPEIGDSVRSLVLALVNSTVTIEEFHSRLQEATNFPLRPFVIPFLKANLPLLQRELLHCARAAKQTPAQYLSQHEHLLLSTTLASSPDSSELLMEPPESGTKRHSPSRPKENGFHERPPVAMEPAAKRICTISPAPRHSPAHPLPLAAQLHPTPPPLQHYALDDIAAPHILHREHSQRVLEIRELKDRPRLPGTNGGYREEPVDHRLTDREWADEWRHLDHVLNCIVDMVEKTRRSVSVLRRCQESDREELNYWRRRSSEQEDPRKGGSGSAPFSKTHSPHSAESDSQRDFAPRPGSAYVTDEIWRKAEEAVNEVKRQAMDEVQKAVAEAEQKAFEMIAAERAKMEKTLVEAKRKAQEDAILVINEQEDSSECCWNCGRKASETCSGCNAARYCGSFCQHKDWERHHLICSPGLQAQPKPVSAITASRAAAVATAAAAAAAAASGVSPVSLAGVKSADGAPSVSSPGGEKASVASRSSTPSTPASAPETNGH
- the cbfa2t2 gene encoding protein CBFA2T2 isoform X2: MPGSPVDAKTHSRSAPSSSASSTMPPLPSVNPSGPRPGSFSTTALTNGNHHSPPTLNAVPSPPQRYSNGPSSSSSSSLANQQLPATCGARQLSKLKRFLTTLQQFGNDISPEIGDSVRSLVLALVNSTVTIEEFHSRLQEATNFPLRPFVIPFLKANLPLLQRELLHCARAAKQTPAQYLSQHEHLLLSTTLASSPDSSELLMEPPESGTKRHSPSRPKENGFHERPPVAMEPAAKRICTISPAPRHSPAHPLPLAAQLHPTPPPLQHYALDDIAAPHILHREHSQRVLEIRELKDRPRLPGTNGGYREEPVDHRLTDREWADEWRHLDHVLNCIVDMVEKTRRSVSVLRRCQESDREELNYWRRRSSEQEDPRKGGSGSAPFSKTHSPHSAESDSQRDFAPRPGSAYVTDEIWRKAEEAVNEVKRQAMDEVQKAVAEAEQKAFEMIAAERAKMEKTLVEAKRKAQEDAILVINEQEDSSECCWNCGRKASETCSGCNAARYCGSFCQHKDWERHHLICSPGLQAQPKPVSAITASRAAAVATAAAAAAAAASGVSPVSLAGVKSADGAPSVSSPGGEKASVASRSSTPSTPASAPETNGH